One segment of Monomorium pharaonis isolate MP-MQ-018 chromosome 6, ASM1337386v2, whole genome shotgun sequence DNA contains the following:
- the LOC105840010 gene encoding NADH dehydrogenase [ubiquinone] 1 beta subcomplex subunit 5, mitochondrial, which translates to MAVWSSILRAARQRILQNSGSGTALLKNGQIRCMSEDRTLNIQPSRFQWHKTKDYFHFYFLLGAIPVGIAITLVNVFIGPATLEEIPEGYVPKEWEYLQHPIKRFLQRYFFPSPQQEYEKYLHHIYHECQVRKVRVLEQQVNAAMADRRDYRGPYFKEFYGAKYLHLYNKSLEERSKLEGS; encoded by the exons ATGGCGGTGTGGAGTAGCATTTTGCGTGCCGCGAGGCAAAGGATTCTGCAAAACAGCGGATCTGGAACGGCATTGTTGAAAAACG GGCAAATAAGATGCATGTCTGAGGACCGTACCTTAAACATACAACCGAGCCGTTTTCAATGGCACAAGACGAAAGATTACTTTCACTTTTACTTCTTGCTCGGTGCAATCCCCGTTGGAATCGCAATCACCTTGGTTAACGTGTTTATCGGTCCCGCCACGCTCGAGGAGATCCCCGAGGGTTACGTTCCAAAGGAATGGGAGTATCTGCAG CAtccaattaaaagatttctcCAACGCTACTTCTTCCCGTCTCCGCAGCAGGAATACGAAAAGTATCTGCATCACATATATCACGAGTGCCAGGTCAGGAAAGTCAGGGTTCTCGAACAACAAGTCAACGCCGCGATGGCCGATCGTCGCGATTACAGAGGCCCATACTTCAAGGAGTTCTATGGCGCGAAGTATCTACACTTGTACAATAAGTCTTTGGAGGAGAGAAGCAAGCTTGAGGGCAGTTAA